Sequence from the Zeugodacus cucurbitae isolate PBARC_wt_2022May chromosome 2, idZeuCucr1.2, whole genome shotgun sequence genome:
AAATCTGCGGCGAATGCTGCACCAAGTCGTCCTTGACACCGGAGAAGGAGTGTCGCACGCACGAGCGTTTCTCAAAGTTGGTGTTTTGATAGTCGTGTCGATGGTGATGATCGCATAATGAGCTGTGCATGCCATGCGTGCTGCGGCAATTGGACGCCACCAGGGGCTCGTCGTTCTTCAGCGAGTCCTCGTAGTTGTCACTTTTGAGTGGGTAAGAGCTTGATTGTGTGTACTTGAAAGGATATATGCCTTAATTACCTGCTGTCGTTGCCTATCGCTATGGTGCCGCTACCGCCACTTCCActcgtattgttgttgctgttactgctgttgttgttctggtGCTTGTGCTTGGCATGCCTGGGGCAGAGCAAATCCGACGGGTTCAAACTCTGTGAATGCTGTGAACTGGTTTTGAAGGAATCCGGCGAGGTTTCGTACAACTCTCGACTGCTGCGGAAGTCCACGCCCGAATCTTGTCCATTGGAGTGCAACGAAAACATAGAGGTCTCGTATGCGCTGGGTGAACTATTGAAGGAAAGGCAGtgagaatatatatttgtacaatttggacaaaaatttattatggGCGGCGgcacaaatgcatacatatgtagacatgTAATTCTTTATCCTTATCTGCAagttaatatatagtatatattgatATGCATGCATTGAACTCTGTAATTGTGTCAAAACCCATTTTTTATATCCGACACAACATTCCAATCCAATACATTATATACCAATGCATAACTGTTTTATCTTACTTTTAAAAGCTATGTgtatttgcttttgattttgttttttattttttaattttttgtttgtagttGAACTTACAGATTATTCACTGGTTGGCACACATTGTAAGAGAGTACAAATGGCAGCGACGTGGGCTCGTTCTCCATTGTTGTACAACGATTATTTGCCGCTAGCTTGGCCACCGATTTGGGTAGTGGCACGTCGATATATTCACGCTGCCGCTGACTGTTTgtagaaaagataaaaataatgtaaaaaacattaaacattATGTGCATGCAATTTATTTCAGGCCGATATACCAATATGGAGTTTGAAGGCCAttctttttatacatacataaagctaAAGAACAGCTGCaccaaatttttgaatattattatttaagagtTCAAGGCTAGATTCTCGTTGTCTTAGAcagacaaaatttaaaatttcttaacaaTATAGAGATGTACTTTGAGAGGCTCTATTTGAAATAAGCTTTCtctataatttgaaatttgtccCGAGCGCGATTCGAATCCATCAAAGTGGTTCTCACGTCCTAGCCTTGggattataatttcatattcatttgTGTTGCCACTCTTCCAGGCTTCAAAGCGCTCGCcctaaacactttttataaggGTTTGAGCTTTTGCTCAAATGCGGACTTTTTAAGCATATCAAATGGAAACAGGAATCATAATCACTAGATCTCTTCTATACTAAGGAGGTGGGCCGAAATGATGTTCAAAACCGCCTGTTGTTAATAAAGCtcaaaaatttatgtatttgaaaGTCTTTAATTTGGGGTTCTGGACTGGATTCTCGGAGCCGCAATCAAAGAAagcttttttcataattttaaattttattccgaCCGCAGTTTAAATCGATGGTCTTAATGGTTTTCACGCAATTAACGTAACCTAGCCGACGGCTTACGCCTTCAAACTTATTTGTGTCGGTGCTTTTCAAAGCGCTCGTCATAAGAGCTTTTGGTTTAACGGTTTCGAGCTTTGGTTCTAATATGATCTAATCAAACGCTCTTCTAAAATAGAACTTTCGGTTTTAAAAACACGAGTTACGGTACATAGATCCCTTAAACACTAAGCAGGTGAGTCGAAATGGATACCAAAGCCGGGTTTTGTTCGACTCTGGAAAGGTAAAGGTTTGCAAAAGTCTAAAAACACCCCTTATAAGAGTACTTTAACGGGAATATTTTTACTTAGAGCAAGTAAGATCTCTGACATTTGTTTATTACggtaattgatttaaaaaatgtaaaaggaTGAAGAAGATGCTATAAACTCGATAGAgataatatgtataattaaaatcaaattctgATAGCCAAGTTAAATAAGTTGACTTCTTTCTCCACAGAGTGCGGTATTAATCATCTGCGTCAAAGAGAGAAACTGTCGGTCTACATATCGTTCGAATTAGATATACCAGGGTTCTACATAGTACGTAACATACTTATACTCCTTTCTTTACGAAGCATATCAATGGCCCATATTTTTGACACGGATAATAACAAGTATTTGCTTTCACATGCTGCACCTACGTAGTTTGCTTTGGAATGCTCCTAATAGATCAGCACATATGTAGTTCTATGTACTTGCACCCATTCAGGTCTGACCCAAATACGAGGATACgagttttatatatacatatgtcttatGCAGACAAAAAATCGATCTAATTCTAAGTCTAGACTCACTCTGCATGATGTTGATGGGacaactgttgctgttgttgttgctgctgctgttgcgcaTGACCACTCTGAGTGTAATGATTGAGATGCGAGTGGAGCGCATGATTATGATTGTGCGAATGGTGATGGGAATGTTGATGTGGATGCAACGATTGCAATTGATTatgttgctgctgatgttgttgtttatgttgatGCTCACCGTTCGGTGAAGCAGCAACCGCTGTGGACGGTGTCTGCGACGAGGACGAACACACCGACTCTGGAATGAAAGAACTTGTGGTCTTGACAGACTTACCGCAATGTTGTACTTGCTGTAGCTGGTGCTGTAGTTGTTtgtgctgatgttgttgttgcgtatGTTGCAATTGGCGTTGGCGACTGTTGCGATGTTGTCGACAGCTGCCGGCCACCGCAAGGCCAGTACGTGCAACACTGTAAGTGAGACCGGTTTCCGATGAGGGAAATTCCGGCTGTGTCCAAATGTTGTTGCTAATAAATCAACAACGATCGGTAATCGGCAATTGACAAGCGGCAAAgtggcggttgttgttgttggtggtgtagTTAAATGTGCATTTTAATGAGTGAATCAAATATGAGTGTGCGAGATTAAACTATAAAGTAatatgctatatacatatataagcgcactacacacatacatacatacatacgtattcgTATTAACTACTTGTCCTGCATTGCTTTCAGCAATACCGTACATTGTGTTCTAGTGCGCTTGGCCTCAAACATGACTTTGGCCGCGCTTGCGCAAATCACACACAAACTGGTTGGCATTCAAGTCGGTTGGATTGGTAAATGTTGTGGGCAAAAGAAACAATGCCGCAAATATGGGTTGCATTAGCTACCAATGAACCGTTTGGTGGCATTGCTACACAACTTGCTACACATTGCGCTGTAATAGTTagagtggttgttgttgttgttgttaatgttattgtagtttattattattttttgttgttgtgtcgcCTTATGTGCCTGGACTTTTacagttataaatttttatgtacgAGTTCACATGCCACAACCGGGCAGTCCGGATGATCGACCATCGAAGTGACCAAAAAAGTCGGCTCGCCAGCCTTGGCTAATACATAATGAGTTCCTCTTAAGTGACGGCCAATAAACTTGCCAACTCGCCACGGAATGTGTGCAAACATTTCTGGGATAATTATGTGACGAACGTGTGTCCGATGTAGCATTgagaaataaacaacaaacaaccaacTCGTTTCCATTACTTCACATTTATTATTTGATGTGTTCAAAGTGAGCCTTAAGCCTGTACTAGTTACTACACTAACATTAACTATGGCTAACCTATGACTAAATATGCGTGTAAATaccgtgtgtatgtatgtatgcatgtgcttATATGGCGACTAAGCTACGCGTAATACTAGAAGAATGTGCTCTGTTTATATATCAAACTCACATGCCACACTTCAGTgtaagtatgcatgtatgtgaatgtgtgtttATCAGTCTTAACATATTTCCAATTACAATACGTGTGTGTAAGTGAAAGAATTCTTAACTAAATGTTAGCActcaatttttatattgatcTTTACCGTTTCTGTCGCAGACACAGGAAGCAAAGCGCTATCATTGATGCACCAATGCCGCACAGCACAATCAATACAATGCTGACAATCTCCAAGCCGCTGATGAAGTTCGCCGAATGCGGTGTGTTATGTGTCAATTGTCCGAATTCGGCCAATTCTATGATACGTGGCATTATTTTGTTGCTATCGTATGCGCCACCATCggcttgttgctgctgttggtgttgcAATTGCAATGCGTCTAGCTGCAGACCGGCAAGCAGCCTGAAATGTGAGAAAACAATTAGCCTCTCGTGGCGgaagtgtaaaatattttaaatttcaagttGAGTTTGAATTCTCTACCGTTAAGTTATGTATATGCCAAGTAAAGTTACATTGAAATGCCAAGAAGCCTTGGTATAATAGAATAAGGAAGTAATAGCAAGATGCTATGCTAATACAGTCTCTAAATACTCCTTAACTTTATTCAAGAATATAACTGTATTGTTGCAATGTGTAAAGTGTTATACAAGAAAGCATAGTTCAAACATAAGGAGCAGAGATGTGGGCAATCGAACACTGCTAGTAGCTTATATTCACGACTGGTCACGCGTTTACTCGTCAACTTATGCCATATCATTTGTTACCCCTTTGTCTGTGGTCCGATCCCTtcgaaacaacaataaacaacataGTGGGTACCATAGGACCAAATAAAAGCTGCACAGAAATTTCTGATAGAATTTGTTCCTAACATTTAGAGCCCCTGTAGACTGGCTCATAGTCATGTGGTTCGAACTCTTTATTAGGATTGCACTGTTCGTTGGTTCAGTCACTTGGTTGGAAATCAATCACTTTAGATCCGTGCATGATGCAAGGAGGTCAGTTTATGACTCAGGAAATGATAAAGTAAGAGTAAAGAGAGAGAcgtaaaatatttagtttctttaaacaaattttattcggAATGAAAATAAACTGAAGGTGGAGCAGCACAGAAGTGATGTTTCTGGAATTGTAATGGTGTTTAAAGTGACAAGGTCGGACATGTCACTAGTTTCACAAAAGGGTTGATTGGGAGAACGTACGTTTCATAGGGAAGAACGTACGTAGTAATTATATCTGATGAGATATGAGTGTATATGATCCCATTTCAGCCTCTTAGCTCTTCAAATATCAATACCTTGAACCAGATGTTCATGATTATACTTATCGGAGAATTTTGAGTTCAAAGAGATGATGTTTCAGAACCAGGAACACTTCGTTTCTTTGATAGATCTATCTTCGATAGAATGCTTCCccaaattaatgtaatttaatgACTATGATCATGACATATGGCcagatagatatgtatattgggTTGGGATACAATTTACTTATACTATTCAAAAAGTACTCACTCCTGCAGTTGCTCCATTTCCAAAATCGCATTGGTGCGGAAATCCACAGCATAAATATAGGCATCagtgctataaaaaataaatgcaaaaatcataataattttacgaaaagttttCTCTAAATTAAGAGAGGTTTTGACTTACGCCGGTTCAAGTCCGCCCacatgtggttccaacagacgTACACGCACATCCATTTGTATAGCCTCACTAAGTACCTGCATGAGCGCATCGATGCGCTGCTCCACTTCTACAGGCTTCCCAGCGACCACAATGCGCACTTGCCGCGCCTCATCGATGATGTAGACAAAAACGTTTACAATACTGCTGCGTCCATCGTCGGCACCACCACGATCCGTGGCTTTCACATCAAACCCATAGACGCGCTGATCCACCGGTATGGTACCGATAAGACGTATTTTACCCGTCAACTCATCGATGCCAAAGAGACGCGATGGCTCATTTAACAAACGATAGCGTATTTCAGCATTTAGTCCCTCGTCTGCATCGAATGCTTTCACAATGGTGACGGGATAACCAAAGGTAGCAGAACGTGGCACCACTGCAATAAAGGACTGGCCTGCGGACTTGAAGCGCGGCTCATTATCATTCTCATCTTGTATGTTTACAATGATGCGACATTCGTTCGGATCCAAGCCGTCGACACGCTCATCTGTTACGGGATATGAAATACGCGCGTAGTTGCGCGGTTCACGATTTAGGCGATCCGCTCGCACACGTAACTGATAGCGGTTCTTCAGTTCACGATCGAAAGATTTTAAGGCAAAGAGCGTTGTGGACTTCGGATCTAATTCAAACAGTGGTTGTGCATCGAAGTTCTCTTCGTCACTCTCTTCAATAACCAAGCTCCAACGGAAGACTTCGGGGTTTAGACCATTGGTGATGTTGATCTTGATTAGTTGCAGCGGAACTATATTATTCTCTAGCACTTGCACTTCGTGGTATTGATGTTGAAATATGGTAACATTGCGCTGCTCATTGGGTAGCTCTGTTTCATCTGTGGTGGGCTCTGTGACAGCTTGTCCCTGCAAATTGATCAGTACAATGGCGGTGGACGAATGTGCAGGACTGCCCAGATCCGAGGCGACAACAGTCACATTTAAGTGCTCATAATCATTGTAGCTACGAAAACTTGCGACAGTAGTGATCGTGCCGTCACGTGAATCTATTTGGAATATGGGATTGTGAATATCCTGGTGCAATATAGAGTAGAGCACCAAACCATTCCCGTTACCAACATAGTCCTTATCAATGGCATTCACTTGCTTCACAAACATGCCAGGCTTCGTGCTGCGATCAAGATAAGCCTTGTAAATCGGTAAAGTTAATGTGCGATCTGTCAAATCGGCAATATATTTATCGGCGTTCACCACATCATCGTACCCGATAAACTCGGGCTTATTGTCATTGATGTCTATTACATTAACTTCTACATCAACAGTGCTGGACATGCGATACAGTGGTTCGGCGTTATCTGTGGCAATAACTTGAAAGTTATACTTGGGATGCACCTCTCGATCCAACAAACCGGTGATCTTTATCACTCCCGacaattcttttattttgaaGGGCAAATCGGTTTCGCTTAGACTGtacgaaatatttgcattttcacCATAATCCAGATCTACGGCCAACACTTGCCCCAACACGCTGTCCTTATATTCGCCCTCCTCTGTGTCGAAGCTGTACCAGGACTTCTTAAAAACGGGCGCATGATCATTGACATCGACTACCGTGAAGCGCAGACAAGTGATATCCCTAAGTCCGTCGATGTCAGTGGCGCTGAGATTAAGCAGCATATCCAGATTTGCGGCTAACGGATAATTGACTGTGAGCTCACCGCTCAACTTGTCAATGGCAAAATGCCTGGCGCCGGTAAAACGTGGTGAAAATGGTGCGCCCATTATGGGACGGTCGACGTGTTCAGCGATCAGCTCGTAATGCACCAACGCATTGCTGCCATAATCTTCATCCGTCGCCATAACTTGCAACACTTTAGTGCTGATGGGTGTGTTCTCATATATGGCAAAAAGCGGGCATTTCATAATTGGACTTTGTGCAGTGCCACGACTTAAACGCTTACGTAAACGTCGTCCGCGCTGTTGTCGTACATCTGCGAAGCTGTTGTTCAAGCTAAACTCGGAATTGAGACGTGGCGAGCCCGGTATATGATAGGGTGGCGGTACCATTGCCGATGACATCATGCCCATCATTTGTACGGCTGAGTTGTCCACAAAGTATATTTCCATATCGGTGGTGTACTCGCGTATCTCAACCTTGGACTCCTTGAATACAGAGATTCGTTCGAAAATGGGTGCGTTATCATTAACGTCGGCCACAAGTATATTGAGATGTGAGTAGGTGGACAAACCGCCAGTATCGATGGCGATTAGCTTGAGCTTATAAATCTGATCTTTTTCGCGATCCAGCGGTCGTTTACCACTGTAGGTGACACGGAAGTATGGACCGCTGGTCAATCTAATATCCGATTGCATAAGCATATTTTGCATCTCAACGAATTTAAATTCCTCATGCCATTGGTCGGTCAAATTGAAAACGCTGAAAGTGGCAGGCGTCTGCGGCGCGTGTCGACTTTTATTTTGCGCCTCATTGCTGGCATTGTAGAACTCAATAGTGAATTGGTCGCTGTAGTCACCTTGTAGTATGACACGAAACTCGGCGTTCTTACCCAAATCGGCATCGATAATTTGTATTGGTTGATTCACCGATATCTCTGTGCCACTAACGCTATTCTCATTGATTAGTCCCACATAAGACAAGCTATTGAATTTGGGCGCATTGTCGTTCACATCGTCTACTTCGACGGTCACTTGATATATGCCGGCGCCACTAACCAAGCCAGTTGTGTACTCAACAATAACGGTTAGATCATACTGATCCTTTTCTTCGCGATCCAGACCGGTTAGTGTGAGCA
This genomic interval carries:
- the LOC105219246 gene encoding cadherin-89D, with amino-acid sequence MQMLLSAKDTLNLWIIFICNCIVLNATNLGFVRATPGCAFHMYDGVSAESEGVRFIRLREDAEIGKEILLLRAYPRSAIALRSVDNSGDHKYFGLTELNTTTVRISLTRSIEDLVDRDVPRNLLKFRVLCAGKNEKLEEGSYMSITVYIEDVNDNAPEFLNTPYIIDVDENTPPGTIVFEGIQAFDRDKPNTPNSEVHFSMSTVPEQLSADGSPYFSLKSPHRPLLILKKDLDFDNGIRLFKLPLFAWDRGTPANQVNTTITINVRDVDDLPPKFTEGVYRTKINEFYPMTGIPIRVPLYFSPPIMAFDQDSLNATLIYEIISGNERKLFRVNPNNGILYLQKEVDLEEESLPGNTFVLQVEARQRENPLRKAVARIEVEVLDLNDNIPEFEADFYNISIVENLPTGFSVLQVNAIDRDQGENAEFLYQLTEEPEAADAFRIDARSGWITVNDDRLLDREQRKSLHLMVEAIERNPPYMPDVNLRKPGPSKVKVDITLLDTNDNTPKFEHGNLYEFKVPITAPVGYKVGQVVALDPDEGPNGLLLYELHRPKGSGYIPFQLDTKNGTIYVNGPLRRGRIAVFVEASDQPTNPSERRFSLAVITIEVYATIDDQVIDFVGAPYEFWVGSNAPLGTSVGQVRTTLIYDSEDEIMYDLLHTYSEGVPFAIEERSGIITVIRELSEFTRKVYLFEAVANYLFANSTKSLIMSRSSPPATTAPTPAELTDEGVLITNVTIHVVMKPENKVPLRPVIEEINLNVIHFHIEENIVGGIIGQLLYKNGINVLNNELATYRQFQPASNVTMGSRFRSRSRSRNTSTSARLRAPRRLVSDSNLKLRYIIANQQEVVNKISIAEDGTLLTLTGLDREEKDQYDLTVIVEYTTGLVSGAGIYQVTVEVDDVNDNAPKFNSLSYVGLINENSVSGTEISVNQPIQIIDADLGKNAEFRVILQGDYSDQFTIEFYNASNEAQNKSRHAPQTPATFSVFNLTDQWHEEFKFVEMQNMLMQSDIRLTSGPYFRVTYSGKRPLDREKDQIYKLKLIAIDTGGLSTYSHLNILVADVNDNAPIFERISVFKESKVEIREYTTDMEIYFVDNSAVQMMGMMSSAMVPPPYHIPGSPRLNSEFSLNNSFADVRQQRGRRLRKRLSRGTAQSPIMKCPLFAIYENTPISTKVLQVMATDEDYGSNALVHYELIAEHVDRPIMGAPFSPRFTGARHFAIDKLSGELTVNYPLAANLDMLLNLSATDIDGLRDITCLRFTVVDVNDHAPVFKKSWYSFDTEEGEYKDSVLGQVLAVDLDYGENANISYSLSETDLPFKIKELSGVIKITGLLDREVHPKYNFQVIATDNAEPLYRMSSTVDVEVNVIDINDNKPEFIGYDDVVNADKYIADLTDRTLTLPIYKAYLDRSTKPGMFVKQVNAIDKDYVGNGNGLVLYSILHQDIHNPIFQIDSRDGTITTVASFRSYNDYEHLNVTVVASDLGSPAHSSTAIVLINLQGQAVTEPTTDETELPNEQRNVTIFQHQYHEVQVLENNIVPLQLIKINITNGLNPEVFRWSLVIEESDEENFDAQPLFELDPKSTTLFALKSFDRELKNRYQLRVRADRLNREPRNYARISYPVTDERVDGLDPNECRIIVNIQDENDNEPRFKSAGQSFIAVVPRSATFGYPVTIVKAFDADEGLNAEIRYRLLNEPSRLFGIDELTGKIRLIGTIPVDQRVYGFDVKATDRGGADDGRSSIVNVFVYIIDEARQVRIVVAGKPVEVEQRIDALMQVLSEAIQMDVRVRLLEPHVGGLEPATDAYIYAVDFRTNAILEMEQLQELLAGLQLDALQLQHQQQQQADGGAYDSNKIMPRIIELAEFGQLTHNTPHSANFISGLEIVSIVLIVLCGIGASMIALCFLCLRQKRNNIWTQPEFPSSETGLTYSVARTGLAVAGSCRQHRNSRQRQLQHTQQQHQHKQLQHQLQQVQHCGKSVKTTSSFIPESVCSSSSQTPSTAVAASPNGEHQHKQQHQQQHNQLQSLHPHQHSHHHSHNHNHALHSHLNHYTQSGHAQQQQQQQQQQLSHQHHADQRQREYIDVPLPKSVAKLAANNRCTTMENEPTSLPFVLSYNVCQPVNNLSPSAYETSMFSLHSNGQDSGVDFRSSRELYETSPDSFKTSSQHSQSLNPSDLLCPRHAKHKHQNNNSSNSNNNTSGSGGSGTIAIGNDSSDNYEDSLKNDEPLVASNCRSTHGMHSSLCDHHHRHDYQNTNFEKRSCVRHSFSGVKDDLVQHSPQISLRPRGHMLRNSMNDLEERLHNLEQSFRRPMDYTKPSSIF